A window from Pseudomonadota bacterium encodes these proteins:
- a CDS encoding serine/threonine protein kinase yields MVWAMARRVASSRNRSRCANAAVMRSFMRGCSRMVNALPLGVRARLSPDGRPLRRRLTTGFGEGGVEECKAGQATCSASGRKGCSAVSMTRILDRYVVGAVIKAGESSTVYEAQDTRLQAPCAAKSIPFDPTDARARERFEDEARQLARLEHPGLPRVLDYAIEGSTAWLVMERIRGDDLYARLAFMRRLPQREVVDIALQILDLLSYLHDQGIVYKGLNPANIMRRPDGHIFLVDFGVALALSPSSSLNTGLDAHAYAPPEQVQGNAEPRSDLYALAATMHHMLSGKAPSAPFCFEPIRSHCPEIDRGLESIIHQALSEDPAQRFSSAALMKTALDRRGGAASPAAGLSSQTSSLLSSQGMAPGMVAGMARPTPSAGASPPPVRGAVSSSFSASSLGASALGSPATSPTAGAAPLSLPQTNREASWSSGLASSAPTESRRGASAPRGIEYVCGACGMRVYSYVGLKLKCRRCGGVLSE; encoded by the coding sequence ATGGTCTGGGCGATGGCGCGCCGCGTGGCCTCGTCTCGCAACAGGTCGCGCTGTGCAAATGCAGCGGTGATGAGATCTTTCATGCGAGGCTGTTCGCGCATGGTCAATGCCCTCCCTCTTGGCGTCCGGGCGAGGCTCTCGCCTGACGGTCGACCGCTGCGCCGACGTCTGACAACGGGATTCGGGGAGGGCGGCGTCGAAGAGTGCAAGGCGGGCCAAGCGACCTGCTCAGCATCGGGACGGAAAGGGTGTAGCGCTGTCTCCATGACCAGGATTCTCGACCGCTATGTTGTGGGTGCGGTGATCAAGGCCGGCGAGTCGAGCACGGTCTATGAAGCCCAGGACACCCGTCTTCAGGCGCCCTGCGCAGCGAAGTCGATCCCGTTCGACCCGACCGATGCTCGTGCGCGTGAGCGCTTCGAAGACGAGGCTCGCCAGCTGGCCCGCCTCGAGCACCCTGGTCTGCCGCGGGTTCTCGACTATGCGATCGAGGGTTCAACCGCCTGGCTCGTCATGGAGCGCATCCGCGGAGACGATCTCTATGCCCGGCTCGCCTTCATGCGACGCCTGCCGCAACGCGAGGTGGTCGACATCGCGCTTCAGATCCTCGATCTGCTGAGCTACCTGCACGACCAGGGCATCGTCTACAAGGGCCTCAACCCCGCGAACATCATGCGACGACCGGATGGTCACATCTTCCTTGTCGATTTCGGTGTTGCGCTGGCCTTGAGCCCGTCCTCGTCTCTGAACACCGGCCTCGATGCGCACGCCTACGCGCCACCCGAGCAGGTGCAGGGGAACGCCGAGCCTCGGTCAGATCTCTACGCACTGGCTGCGACCATGCATCACATGCTCAGCGGGAAGGCGCCCTCCGCGCCCTTCTGCTTCGAACCGATTCGTTCGCATTGTCCGGAGATCGATCGCGGGCTCGAATCCATCATCCATCAGGCCTTGAGCGAAGATCCCGCGCAGCGCTTCTCGTCGGCGGCGCTCATGAAGACGGCGCTCGATCGGCGTGGGGGCGCGGCATCGCCAGCGGCTGGTCTGTCGTCCCAGACGTCGTCTCTGCTCTCTTCGCAGGGAATGGCACCGGGCATGGTGGCGGGCATGGCAAGGCCGACGCCGAGCGCCGGCGCGTCTCCTCCCCCGGTTCGGGGAGCGGTGTCGTCGTCGTTCTCCGCGTCGTCGCTTGGCGCTTCTGCGCTGGGTTCGCCCGCGACCTCCCCGACCGCCGGTGCGGCCCCGCTGTCGCTGCCCCAGACCAACCGCGAGGCATCGTGGAGCTCGGGTCTCGCATCGAGCGCCCCTACCGAATCGCGGCGCGGTGCGTCGGCGCCCCGCGGCATCGAGTATGTGTGCGGCGCATGCGGCATGCGTGTCTACAGCTACGTGGGGCTCAAGCTGAAGTGCAGGCGCTGCGGC